A segment of the Nasonia vitripennis strain AsymCx chromosome 2, Nvit_psr_1.1, whole genome shotgun sequence genome:
TGCGCAAAGCTTGCTTGATCTTGGTAGTCAGCTTGACTGTTGCGTCTGCTGCGGTTGCCGGTCGTGCTGGGTCTACGCGATCTGCGCCCTCCTTCAGCGTGGCCATAGCGACCTGGTGTTCCCTCCTCCTCTTCATCTTGAACCAGTTGCGAGTCTGGCACGTACATCATCGAACCGGTTAAACCCTGGGACTCTGGTTGCGAGGCTATCACGAGTCTCCACATGTGCACCGTTGTTCCGCGTGCAGTGCGTTCGAGAACGACGATGTAGAACGGCTCCTCAAAGATCGACGACTGTTGTAAATCTACCATTGCGTCCAACGTCGATTCCATTAGTCCCAGATCGTTGGCGGATGCGTCAACGCCCGGTAGTTTTTCGTCATTCCTCTCGCCAGTAATAAGCTGCTCCTGGAACACGTGAAGGAACTGGGTGTTTTGCCAGTCGTGCGTAGCATCGGCAATGGCATCAAGCTGTATAACACATCCAGGCCTGGCAGTAGATTGCTGCGACACTATCTTGATCCTATCATGAATCGAATGCCGCACTCCATCGTCGGACGACATGTCGGTAGACAGACTCGCCATCGAGTCCATGATTCTGCTGCGCCTCTCGCTGATTGAAACCTCCGCCAACAGAGTTCTGGCGTCAATCACTGCTTGGTAAACTCTGAGGCATTCGCCATCACTGGCGACAAAGCAGGCGCTCGGAGAGTTGGACAAGTTACCGAGAGTCGTACTCGGCAATAGAGTTGGAATCCAGGCAACGTTGCTGAACGCCGAGATCTCCGGTGAGTTGATGCGAGCCAACTCGGATACGCCGCCGCTCTTTGACAGAGGGCCCACTGCGTCCACCCGCCAGAGAATCAATTCGCTGCAAAAACCTGTAGGAGACATGACATCCTTGTGCTCTGTGTGCTCAGACTTGAAGCCGTTTGAGTCATCGCCGATAATTGTGGATTCCCCGTTGCTCTCCTGGTGCTGGCCCGGCGTGAAGTCTGGGATATTGTGATGAGAAGTTGTCAACAGTAGGGGAAGGACTGGGTGACAGGTGATGTCGTTCACGCGGAAGCGGTGACCGGATGCTCTGCAAGCGTGACCTATACTAAGAACCTAAacagaaaatatttatagaGTTATAAGCTTTTGATAAAACGTAATCGATTTGATTAACGCAAGAGTTCGAGGCTGTTGCAAGCATTTACCTGAGAAAATTTGGTTTTGTCGGCAAAAGTAAGCTGCCATAGATTCAGCGTTCCATTAGCGTGTTTCGATACCATCGAAACCATGGGActtggatgtgccaacatgtcaTTAACATTCTCATTGGCTTGCTTCTGCGCCTCGGTGGTAGGTCCGTTCTGTCCCAACGTAGTAGTGCCAGTCggttgctgttgctgcggcGGCTGCAGCGTATTGGGATCACAGCCATTCTGAACACTTTTAATGAGCTCTTGTCCAGCCCTCGACGTCAATGTCGACTGATCCTCATCCTGCTCGATGAGACTGGGCAGTGGTGTCGAGGCGTCCGTCGTATCAGTGGGCTTGCTCACTACTGTAGAAGACTTGGCGACTTCGCGAATGTTGAGCAGCGGACCGCCGGTGTTGTGCGAATACATGGACACGTTGTGACTCATGGTAGAAGCGTCGCCTAAGGGAAAAGCGTTGGGTATGCGGGTTGAGAAGGAGATCTGCGCCTGTCGGAATGAGCCCGGGTGGTACTCGTCTAACCATTCGATATGCCAGATCAGAAAACTGCCGTCGATCGGGTGAATGGAGAATAGGAGGTCGGGATTGTGATGCCAATCACGAAGGAGAGTCTCGATCTTCGTATCCAATGAATCTGGAGCTTGATTCGTCGTTGTAGCGTCCGTCGCTATGGAATTTATTGACGTCGTGTTGCTGCAAatggattatttttaataatttaaatggtAACTTCAATTCTTCTTCAAATtagatttaatttaaaagtaTGCTAGGGAAGAAACCAGAaaccgaaaaagaaaaagtcaaAACTTGAGCATGATATTTACCTAAGGCTTTGGTGGGAATGGACACTGTGAGGAAGGCTATGGTGGGACGAAGTCGTATGGGCTGTGTGATGCTCATCGCTACTGTGCTCCTCCTGACTTGTCGTTCGACCGCCAATGTTCGCTTTTTGACTGGAGTGGCGGGATCCTTTCTCTGTAGGTCGCGCCATACCGTAACAGGATAAGATGCTGCCTGATAAGTATTATTTTGAAATCCACATGCAACATGCAACATGCAACGTGCAATGAAAGCATCTCCATCGTGTACTCTTTGTGTGaccaattaaaaaatgaaaacaacgcagttttcttctttttaacTCATGTTTACAAATAATATGACTATGATTTATTACAAACATAACACTGTGTATGAAATCTCAATTATTCAGATGGAAATGcatattatgtattatttaaaaaatgatgatgaaTTGACATTATTGCATAAACGCTATTGCATAAACAACTCAAGAAAGACTGACTACATACTTGGAGTGTGCTCATCTTCAGAGTCATGATCAGCATGATCCGACTCTGGATGGTGGTGCAtgccttcttctttttcaacAACTTTTCTTGTCAGTTCCTGAAAAATCAAGTCGAAATCACGATTAAAAATCTTAATAAACACGCGCACAGAGGTGCACAGAGAGAAAATAGAATATAAACTTTACCTGCAAAATATTTTCTGCTTGCATATTAAACTGCATTTCCTTATTATTTAACCaatgcaaaataaaatttggttCTCTGTCAGGATCACCAGTGATCAGACTTGGAACTAATGGAATATCTATGAAACCATTATTGTCGACATGCATTATTACACCAAAAACGATTATAAGaaatagaaaacaaaataGTTTAAAATCAATCATTACCAGTTTCTGCATTAATACTTGCTGCTAAATGGAAATGCATTCCAGGATAATGCCCAGTACTTTGATAGTTGTTATGAAAATCATGAACTGAATAGGTTGATGGTAGTGTAGGCAAAGTAGGTGCTGTGTGACCTGCTTGATGCTGCTGTTGTTTCGCGTGTCGACGTATATGAAAACATGTTctataaaaattgataaaattagTAATGACAATCAAAGTATCGTGAAAAAaaagcaatcaaaataaactTGCTTCATATGTTTTAGACGCTGCATAAAACGATGTTTATGCATACTATGATGGCGATGCTTTCCGTGATGACCATGCCTGTCCGATCCTTCAAACTGACTCATATTGGCCAAACCTTCAATCTCCGGTGGAATTGTTTCCGTCCATACGCGGCAAATATTATCTCGACACGAAGTTACCAACATGTTTGATACTGAGCCCCTGGAAATCGAAATAATAGTTCATCATTTCCATTCCAACgttgaaaataatatactAAAATATAAGCCTTACTTTGGCATGTATTTGCTAGTTTTTCGCCATGATATATGAGTCACAGCTCGTGGATGCGCTACATACACAAAGCTGAAACTATCGATTGACACTGGTTGACTGAAGGTTGAATGGTCAATACTTTTTGTTGGAAACActgtaaataatcaaaaatgttGGTTAATACTatttgtcgaaaaaaaaaacaacaacattAGCAGGCTGAAAAATACTCACATTGCTTATTTTCAAACCAGATTTTCACCAATCTGTCATTCATTCCAGTAGTTGCGAAGAGTGTGCCATCGGGACTGAAGCTCATGAGATGTACAGGTGTGGCAGTGCGGCATTTCCATACGCAGTTCCATGCTCCTGGTTCGTTTGCCAAATTTGTGTCCGATGGCTGTGGGCTTTCTGCTTCTCCCCCGATTGAAAATGTGACTGCTCCAGCTAtggaaaatatatttttttttttcatagagtttgatttattttgtatttttgaatcAAAAGAAAACAGTATGGTAAATGATCCTTTCcatatacattaaaaaatgatatggAATCGTCAGCCAGCTAATAAAATATAGTAATTAGATAAAAGTAATTATGCAGCATTGTAAGCTCAATGAACttgctaaaaaatattatgaaaaacATGTAACATGGGCAATTAGAAGAAAGTCTGAATGATGAGAGATACACTTCTGCTGATGATGATACAACaaagctgcttgaaaatcaatGCATGAGGTcatgcaaaattaaaaattgttcatTCTCTAAAGTGAATGAACTCACGATCTTGCGCAGTGCTCCTTGATATGTTTTGATCTGCACCCATATTGATCGGCTCTTCGAACTGTATTGCTTTCTGCTTTGCTGCTGTATATAACATTACAAGATACAATGCTACTTGGATAGAAAATACTGTACATTTATATGTCAATATGTACACAAGGAGATTGATGGTAATAAACCACAGATCAATAATCAATACTATGTGTCATCACTTCTAAGTATATCGCACCAAAGATGCAAATTCAATACTATACTCACAATGCTCTTCCTGGAATGGCAAGATATTCTGATGCCACAACTGCAGAAGCTCTCCACCAGTCAATAGACGCGTTCCCTCCAAGTTCCATGATAACGAGCTGATATTTGATTCAGTTTGCAAGCTACCAGTTTGCACCCAGCGATATTCCAATTGCTGTAAAAGACAAAATTCTCGATATAGTTACAGTACTAACACAAACCAATAAGAAGCTGTTTGACTTCATAAAAAGAGTACCAgccagcagataatgaagccTGATATTGATAAACTTAATAGCCCGAATCACTTAAAAAGGAATCCTTACATGAGAGCATGTGCTGTGAATGAGCGGAGTTGGCTCAAAAATGCAGACTTGATTCTCGTATGCGGCAGCAATCTTGCCAGTGTCGGTGCTGCAGTCCAGGCAACTGATTCTTATGTAATTGTGCACTGCTCCAGGAATAATCTGCACTCTCTCAAAATTACTGGCAAGGATGACAATGTTACAACCAGCTGCGTAGGCCTTGAaaagaatcaaaaacaaaaggtgTCATAACAGTCGGATGGCTAAAAAAGTCTGAAATGAAATGAATTAAGCATCTATCAGACACACAGGCAAGCTTCCATCAGCCTCATCAAGGTCCCTCTGGCGAATTGACAGTGCGCGCGAGGCGCATCATCTCCACCACTTGGTAATGTTAcagtgtgcgagagagagagagagagagagagagagagagaaaaaagtcagCGTTTTAATCAGCTGACTCGAGTAAATCGCTCGCTAGGCGAGTCCCTTCTCTCCATCCTCATCTAATATACGTGTAGCACGCATTTATCGGCCATCTCGCGCActccctcttctctctctctctcgctcgcttgctcgctcgcgcgcgttatcgactatttttttcctcgaagGAAAAGCTCCTCGGCTACCTATGTCAGCACGGAGAATTATCGAGCACTCGCGCGACGACAGGTGTCCCGAAGAACCGCGCACTATTGCCCACAAagaaacatacacacacttgCTTAAAGTAATGCACTGGGGAAagacgagggagagagagagagagagagagagagagagagagagagagagagagagagagacgccagGATGAAAATACTCACGGTGAAGGAGATGCCCTCGACGGAGCCAACGGCGTAACAGCGGTCGCCCGCGTTGCAAGCTCCACTGAGTATCTGATGGCAATTCATTATGTAGATGGTCCGGGCCGGTCTGTCTCTCAGATGCGCCAGGAATGGTCTGGCCTAGAGCGGCATCGTCGGGAGCGAGCTCCACTTCGACAGCCAATGCACACACGAGCTGGATGAATACGTCCGACGTCGTCTGCGGGAACGGATAGCCGCCTCCCTCTCAAGCGCGACGAGACGTCGACGTGACACAGTACTTAGTCTAGCAGTAGAAATGCAACTGCTGTACTATGTCGGCCATCTTGGAAACGAGCGCCGAGACTCGCGAGCCGCAAGGGCGCAGCTAGCGCCTCCGCTGTCCGCACTCTCTCCGCTGCTCCGCAGACACTCGATGCGCCTGCGCGCTTCCAGATTACAAATAACAAATTGGCGGCTATATGTAGATCGCGCAAGTTTGGATGCGCCGAAATCGAATAACGGAACCGGACCCATTTTCGCGAAAATCGGTGAAGCACTTCCTCCCCGTGGAGAGGGGGTATGATCGCGAACTATAGGGAGTAGGGATGAGCGCGCCGCGCCAACGAGATTTGTTTAGCTTTAACTCAACTATAAGTAATTTGACCGTTAAACTGTCCGAACTTTTAGTAAGTAGATATTCAAAGTAATATCGGTAAAAATCTAAAACGCTCTCAAGATGATGACCAGTAACTTAGTCGGTATcttcattataattataaatttattaatacttAATACCCAACAAGAAACTACTGCAGAAGTGTCAACATTTATAAAAACCCACCATGGAGTAAGAACCATCAAAAAGTAACTTTGATTGATATAAATgctaataattaatttttgttatttaagcTTATCAACAATACGTGTGTTAGCGTAGTAGAATCGATCACAACAAAATGCCTACAAGAATACAAGTTCATTCGAGCAATGGGAATATGTAAGTATATAAACCTAATCAATTACCGGCAATTCGAGTAATGACAAAGCGCTCGATCAACAAAACATGTTTATTAGGCTTTTTGACATTGCCTGAATtcctaaaaattattcttgtCCTTTTTGTCtgagtgcgtgtgtgtgtgtgtgtgtgtgcgcgcgcgtgcgtgggTGTGTGTATTATACCGTGATATGTATGTGTGGTTAtgtttataaaagaataagcggattttattttatttttgtatttatgcGATTTTCTAAGAATAATATCTTATATTCCAGCCCACTGTAATCACCGAGAGGAGATTTACCAAGATACAAGTAAACATCAAGAATACACACTAATCATTACGTATGATGGAGCGAAGTGTGACAGCAATAAGAAAGAAAACTTCACGCTCATAATAAAGTTCATCAGAAATATGAAACTGAATACCTCAGAACTTCCAATGTTATtggatgaaaaaattattgaagtaAGTATAAATTATCGccccctacgaagagtagcactgttcaaatttcccgtcattTGTGGCAGAACTCGTTTGACGCAtgctagactagcacaactctaACTTaaaacaacgaatttctataaaaatttcccgatttttgcgaaactgtcACTA
Coding sequences within it:
- the LOC100678229 gene encoding uncharacterized protein LOC100678229 isoform X2, which encodes MSAPRQRDLFSFNSTISNLTVKLSELLLINNTCVSVVESITTKCLQEYKFIRAMGISHCNHREEIYQDTSKHQEYTLIITYDGAKCDSNKKENFTLIIKFIRNMKLNTSELPMLLDEKIIELNVSKQCRLEINISSDKICQVVHYAESHKFYKKWVVTPLSWTTWAVVALFILAVIYAIYSKLLKDRIIAVWRAIVGAVNRNH
- the LOC100678229 gene encoding uncharacterized protein LOC100678229 isoform X1, with product MMTSNLVGIFIIIINLLILNTQQETTAEVSTFIKTHHGLINNTCVSVVESITTKCLQEYKFIRAMGISHCNHREEIYQDTSKHQEYTLIITYDGAKCDSNKKENFTLIIKFIRNMKLNTSELPMLLDEKIIELNVSKQCRLEINISSDKICQVVHYAESHKFYKKWVVTPLSWTTWAVVALFILAVIYAIYSKLLKDRIIAVWRAIVGAVNRNH